One Candidatus Poseidoniia archaeon genomic region harbors:
- the purL gene encoding phosphoribosylformylglycinamidine synthase subunit PurL has protein sequence MRLQPLAGAEQAFAVPLDGDLEATGEALGLGLSLAELEKVRDHFRDEGRVPTDVELQAIDQAWSEHCCYKSSRPVLEETVFGLDVPRKVAVREDAGIMEFDADHYYAVGLESHNHPSALDPYGGAATGIGGILRDVVCMGAQPIALVDPLFFGELDTPRSELPDGVKHPRYLMGGVVAGIRDYGNRVGIPTVAGQVAFHPAYTGNPLVNVGCIGIMPKSELIHSRAGGAGDIYILAGGRTGRDGIHGVTFASRELEAGSESDIGAVQLGDPITKEPLMHLCLELNRAGLLTGMKDLGGGGLSCVVGELALDGGCGARVDLERVPLKQPGMAPWEIWVSESQERMMFTVRPDNVAAVLESCAAWDVEAIEIGEVVPQKRTRVDWHGTTVLDLDLEFTTGGPAYRRPSLEPQAPTAATVELEQPADLGALLLELLATPEMGSREWVIRQYDHQVRGATALNPLQGPVGREGPGDAAVLKPVPGSWRGLALTSDVSPWLMEADPRAGTLLAIAEVCGNLTAVGARIDSLADCLCFGNPQKPEIMGQFCAACEALAEGALALGVPYVSGNVSFYNETPQGAIPPTPVLMGVGIVEDIRNCVTSDLKAEGELWLVGPTGPEMGASLLSRTLGGAGGALPPVDFAALVPRMEALVAAIAAGEVVACHDLSAGGLALALAEMCLSGQGAAVELPSGPAMTALFSESPGRWLVQVAPGCEARFAKRFDYAERLGAPAGELRVTCGDETLLTLAPAALRAAWETPLDARLA, from the coding sequence ATGAGGCTGCAGCCGCTAGCAGGCGCGGAGCAGGCGTTCGCCGTCCCGCTCGACGGCGACCTCGAGGCGACGGGCGAGGCTCTGGGACTGGGGCTCTCGCTGGCGGAGCTGGAGAAGGTGCGCGACCATTTTCGCGACGAAGGGCGGGTGCCGACCGACGTCGAATTGCAGGCGATTGACCAGGCGTGGTCGGAGCACTGCTGCTACAAGTCGTCGCGCCCCGTGCTGGAGGAAACGGTATTCGGCCTCGACGTACCGCGCAAGGTCGCCGTGCGGGAAGACGCAGGAATCATGGAGTTCGACGCCGACCACTACTACGCCGTCGGGCTGGAGTCGCACAACCACCCGTCGGCGCTCGACCCGTACGGCGGCGCGGCGACCGGTATCGGCGGTATCCTGCGCGACGTGGTCTGCATGGGCGCGCAGCCGATTGCGCTGGTCGACCCTCTATTTTTCGGAGAACTGGACACGCCGCGCAGCGAACTGCCTGACGGCGTCAAGCACCCGCGCTACCTGATGGGGGGCGTCGTGGCGGGCATCCGCGACTACGGCAACCGCGTCGGGATTCCCACGGTAGCGGGGCAGGTGGCGTTCCACCCCGCCTACACCGGCAACCCGCTGGTGAATGTCGGCTGCATCGGCATCATGCCGAAGAGCGAGCTGATTCACAGCCGTGCCGGCGGTGCGGGCGACATCTACATCCTTGCCGGCGGGCGGACCGGGCGCGACGGCATCCACGGCGTCACCTTCGCGTCGCGCGAACTGGAAGCCGGTTCCGAGAGCGACATCGGCGCAGTGCAGCTGGGCGACCCGATTACCAAGGAGCCGCTGATGCACCTCTGCCTCGAGCTGAACCGCGCCGGGCTGCTGACCGGGATGAAGGACCTCGGCGGCGGCGGACTCTCCTGCGTCGTCGGTGAGCTGGCGCTTGACGGCGGCTGCGGCGCGCGCGTCGACCTCGAGCGGGTGCCGCTCAAGCAGCCGGGAATGGCGCCGTGGGAAATCTGGGTCTCTGAGTCGCAGGAGCGCATGATGTTCACCGTCCGCCCCGATAACGTCGCGGCGGTGCTCGAAAGCTGTGCGGCGTGGGACGTCGAGGCAATCGAAATTGGCGAGGTCGTCCCGCAGAAGCGGACGCGCGTCGACTGGCACGGGACGACCGTGCTCGACCTTGACCTGGAGTTCACGACCGGCGGTCCCGCCTACCGGCGGCCGTCGCTCGAGCCGCAGGCGCCGACGGCCGCTACGGTCGAGCTGGAGCAGCCCGCTGACCTTGGGGCACTGCTGCTCGAACTGCTTGCGACCCCCGAAATGGGGTCGCGCGAGTGGGTTATCCGGCAGTACGACCACCAGGTGCGCGGCGCCACAGCGCTGAACCCGTTGCAAGGCCCCGTAGGCCGTGAGGGACCGGGCGACGCCGCCGTGCTGAAGCCCGTTCCCGGAAGCTGGCGCGGGCTGGCGCTGACCAGCGACGTCAGCCCCTGGCTGATGGAGGCCGACCCCCGCGCGGGGACTCTGCTGGCGATTGCCGAGGTGTGCGGCAACCTGACGGCGGTCGGCGCGCGGATTGACTCGCTCGCTGACTGCCTCTGCTTCGGCAACCCGCAGAAACCTGAAATCATGGGACAGTTCTGTGCCGCGTGCGAGGCGCTCGCCGAGGGTGCGCTGGCGCTGGGGGTGCCGTACGTCTCGGGCAACGTCAGCTTCTACAACGAAACCCCGCAAGGCGCGATTCCGCCGACGCCAGTGCTGATGGGAGTCGGTATCGTCGAGGATATCCGCAACTGCGTCACGAGCGACCTGAAGGCGGAGGGCGAGCTGTGGCTCGTCGGCCCCACCGGCCCGGAGATGGGCGCCAGCCTGCTCTCGCGCACCCTCGGCGGGGCCGGGGGTGCGCTGCCGCCGGTCGACTTTGCGGCGCTGGTACCGCGCATGGAAGCGCTGGTGGCAGCCATCGCCGCGGGCGAAGTGGTCGCGTGCCACGACCTCTCGGCGGGTGGCCTGGCGCTGGCGCTGGCCGAGATGTGCCTTTCCGGGCAGGGCGCAGCGGTCGAGCTGCCCTCCGGGCCGGCGATGACGGCGCTCTTCAGCGAAAGCCCCGGGCGCTGGCTGGTGCAGGTCGCCCCCGGCTGCGAAGCGCGTTTTGCGAAGCGCTTCGATTACGCAGAGCGGCTCGGCGCGCCCGCCGGCGAACTGCGCGTGACCTGCGGCGACGAAACGCTGCTGACGCTCGCACCGGCAGCACTGCGAGCAGCTTGGGAAACACCGCTCGACGCGCGGCTGGCCTAA
- a CDS encoding ArsB/NhaD family transporter produces the protein MTLAATLILLIFIVAFVLILGEFVHRTLAAWGGAVAMLIVGKIYGTLDWCSGHGSNHCEHNLFSAIDFNVIGLLVGMMIFAAMLEICGFFEFVAIKATKLSKGDPWMLVVYLGTFTTLISVVIDNVTAIILIAPITIKICDKIKISAIPPLIAEAILSDTGGVATLVGDPPNVMIASFTASDPNVSAFTFNSFIEHLTPLTFFAWVATLGYMRYYYRDWSETKPGNVEEVLQENEWTAVNDRGMMNKTLMALVGTIILFSLHELVLSPRGIHIEISAIALSGAGIAMVLSLPDIHTVIEKVEWTALVFFAGLFVMVGGLEHMGHLESVANWIFGNFGPDGAITSNPMILAVVMIWVAAIASAIVDNIPFCAAMLPIIQKLGELSEEVNVIPLYWALAMGCGFGGNATPIGSSANVMTVSISEKGGHAITTAEWMRVGLPVMMITCVVATIFMVLFYDSLYVNP, from the coding sequence ATGACACTCGCAGCGACGTTGATACTGCTTATTTTCATAGTTGCCTTTGTACTAATTTTAGGAGAATTTGTCCACCGTACTTTAGCTGCATGGGGAGGTGCTGTAGCTATGCTTATTGTCGGAAAAATATATGGTACCTTAGATTGGTGCTCTGGACATGGTAGTAATCATTGTGAACACAATTTGTTCTCTGCGATTGATTTCAATGTAATTGGGTTGTTAGTAGGAATGATGATTTTTGCCGCAATGTTAGAGATATGTGGTTTCTTTGAATTTGTTGCAATAAAAGCTACAAAGCTATCGAAAGGAGACCCTTGGATGTTAGTTGTTTATTTGGGTACTTTCACAACTTTAATATCTGTTGTTATAGACAATGTAACTGCAATCATTCTGATTGCACCAATTACAATCAAAATATGTGATAAGATAAAAATCAGTGCAATCCCTCCATTAATTGCTGAAGCTATTCTATCAGATACGGGTGGTGTCGCTACATTAGTGGGAGATCCACCTAATGTAATGATTGCCTCATTTACTGCAAGTGACCCCAATGTATCTGCGTTTACTTTTAACAGTTTCATTGAACATTTGACGCCTTTGACATTCTTTGCTTGGGTCGCTACATTAGGATATATGCGATATTATTACAGAGACTGGAGTGAAACGAAACCTGGGAATGTGGAAGAGGTTTTGCAGGAAAATGAATGGACAGCTGTAAATGACAGGGGCATGATGAACAAAACCTTGATGGCTTTAGTTGGTACCATAATTCTATTCTCACTACACGAACTCGTACTAAGTCCCAGAGGCATACATATTGAAATTTCTGCGATTGCGCTTAGTGGTGCTGGAATTGCTATGGTTTTGTCATTGCCTGATATTCATACTGTAATTGAGAAAGTTGAATGGACTGCGTTAGTATTCTTTGCAGGTTTATTCGTAATGGTAGGGGGCCTTGAACACATGGGACACTTAGAATCTGTAGCTAATTGGATTTTTGGTAATTTTGGCCCTGATGGAGCTATCACAAGTAACCCTATGATATTAGCTGTAGTCATGATATGGGTAGCTGCAATAGCATCAGCTATCGTTGACAATATACCCTTCTGCGCAGCGATGCTTCCTATTATTCAAAAACTAGGAGAATTAAGTGAAGAAGTAAATGTAATACCATTATACTGGGCCTTGGCAATGGGTTGTGGTTTTGGTGGAAACGCAACACCTATTGGATCTAGTGCTAATGTAATGACCGTTTCAATAAGTGAAAAGGGCGGTCACGCCATTACCACGGCTGAGTGGATGCGGGTGGGTCTGCCTGTGATGATGATTACTTGTGTCGTCGCGACCATTTTCATGGTCCTCTTCTACGACTCGCTCTACGTCAATCCCTGA
- the purS gene encoding phosphoribosylformylglycinamidine synthase subunit PurS has protein sequence MTEIEIRVGLKPGMADPEGANVQKALGLLGFDSVGAVASARCYRISLELPEPEALEEAERMCRRLLANPVVHDYSISVAE, from the coding sequence ATGACTGAAATCGAGATACGTGTCGGACTCAAGCCGGGTATGGCTGACCCCGAGGGCGCCAACGTCCAGAAAGCACTGGGATTGCTCGGCTTCGATTCCGTCGGGGCGGTCGCGTCAGCGCGTTGCTACCGCATCTCGCTTGAGCTTCCCGAGCCGGAGGCGCTCGAGGAAGCGGAGCGCATGTGCCGGCGGCTGCTTGCAAATCCTGTGGTGCACGACTATTCGATTTCGGTGGCGGAATGA
- a CDS encoding DUF2269 family protein, with amino-acid sequence MAEIVLYLHIVGAIALFSGLIATAVAMLRMERAAGETRCELASMARAMASMAAGGGALTLLFGLYMVLNEPQFELGQAWIDNSLGLLLVMVAVIPLVMVPRLRAIADGDDGAGDPVLWITTTGMLGGSFGIEYLMVAKPLAHGSDDGVLLLFLLLGAGAGWLRTREA; translated from the coding sequence ATGGCCGAAATCGTCCTCTATCTGCATATCGTCGGCGCGATTGCGCTCTTCAGCGGCTTGATTGCAACCGCGGTCGCGATGCTGCGCATGGAACGCGCCGCGGGCGAAACGCGCTGCGAGCTGGCGTCGATGGCGCGCGCAATGGCGTCAATGGCGGCAGGAGGCGGCGCACTGACGCTGCTATTCGGGCTCTATATGGTACTCAATGAGCCACAGTTCGAGTTAGGGCAGGCATGGATTGACAACTCGCTCGGCCTGCTACTGGTAATGGTTGCAGTTATCCCGCTAGTGATGGTCCCACGGCTGCGCGCGATTGCCGACGGGGACGATGGGGCAGGCGATCCAGTGCTCTGGATTACGACAACTGGCATGCTAGGGGGATCTTTCGGCATCGAGTACTTGATGGTTGCGAAACCGCTAGCACACGGCAGCGACGACGGCGTGCTGTTGCTGTTCCTGCTGCTCGGCGCAGGGGCAGGCTGGCTGCGGACGCGGGAAGCCTGA
- a CDS encoding phosphatidylglycerophosphatase A encodes MVDWRELAATGLGLGRAPYGPGTAGSAGAAALAWAAVTYGGPQGGYALLAVALLLYPAGRSLAEWAEREWGEDPGRFVLDEVAGYLLGAATIWLAAGVPETVDLLALFVLFRAFDILKPWPVSRLEEIGGGDGVMLDDVAAGILAAAVLLLAPLLFY; translated from the coding sequence ATGGTTGACTGGCGTGAACTGGCGGCGACCGGCCTCGGGCTGGGGCGGGCGCCATACGGCCCCGGCACCGCCGGGAGTGCTGGCGCAGCGGCGCTGGCGTGGGCTGCCGTGACTTATGGCGGACCGCAGGGCGGCTACGCGCTGCTGGCGGTCGCGCTGCTGCTCTACCCGGCCGGCCGCAGCCTTGCTGAGTGGGCCGAACGGGAATGGGGCGAAGACCCCGGCCGCTTCGTGCTGGACGAGGTGGCGGGCTACCTGCTCGGCGCCGCCACTATCTGGCTCGCCGCTGGCGTCCCCGAAACAGTGGATTTGCTGGCTCTGTTCGTCCTGTTCCGCGCTTTCGACATCCTGAAGCCGTGGCCGGTCTCGCGGCTCGAGGAAATCGGGGGTGGTGACGGGGTGATGCTCGACGATGTCGCCGCCGGAATCCTGGCGGCTGCCGTGCTGCTGCTGGCGCCGCTCCTGTTTTATTGA
- a CDS encoding CDP-alcohol phosphatidyltransferase family protein, whose amino-acid sequence MLSDILRKRSNELLRPLGVFMGRIGIRPNNLTFLGLALTVAAAWQLYASDHDGKPVAILPGVALMLLAGLADGGDGLLARAAGQTSVRGGFLDALTDRYSDSLLFGALLLGGWLVPLPQASGIPGEAWALAALIGALLTSYARAAAERLGVSQQAVGLIERPERIILLALGLAVGELAGDPALWATGTLALLALLGNLTVAQRLVHFWRNASEV is encoded by the coding sequence GTGCTTAGCGACATATTGAGAAAGCGTAGCAACGAACTGCTGCGCCCACTGGGTGTTTTCATGGGTCGCATCGGCATCCGCCCCAATAACCTCACCTTCCTCGGACTAGCGCTGACTGTTGCTGCAGCGTGGCAACTGTACGCATCGGACCACGACGGGAAGCCTGTCGCCATCCTGCCTGGAGTAGCACTGATGTTGCTGGCTGGGCTGGCTGACGGCGGCGACGGGCTGCTGGCGCGCGCTGCCGGCCAGACGAGCGTGCGCGGCGGCTTCCTCGACGCGCTGACCGACCGCTACTCGGACAGCCTGCTCTTCGGCGCGCTGCTACTCGGCGGCTGGCTGGTGCCGCTACCACAGGCGTCCGGAATCCCGGGCGAGGCGTGGGCGCTGGCAGCGCTCATCGGCGCGTTGCTCACCTCCTACGCGCGCGCAGCAGCGGAGCGCCTCGGCGTGAGCCAGCAGGCGGTCGGCCTCATCGAGCGGCCGGAGCGCATCATCCTGCTGGCACTCGGCCTCGCGGTGGGCGAACTGGCGGGCGACCCGGCGCTCTGGGCTACCGGCACGCTAGCGCTGCTGGCGCTGCTGGGGAACCTCACGGTGGCGCAGCGGCTGGTCCATTTCTGGCGGAACGCGTCGGAAGTATAG
- the artA gene encoding archaeosortase A yields the protein MIPASEVLAIGSLLLLAAGYRLSSGPHRMAGRRLPAAAGHRLCMVGWLALGGFWWSEVEHYILIRDPVNALFCAMALPFFGYLAYHHWLTIQWRAEYPALRWLVAMTVVAGGIYFLVERVPFLAGWLIQVVAEQSIWLLDIAGAPTTLGPLDYGEGSRWYRLGSAHQEVSVPVEAAWRDPMSPAVSIVLACTALQSMIIFVGGVLCTSAPRERRVYAFLATVPTIYVLNLIRNAVVIWLTYEHVWGDDTFYYAHAWIGKGGSLVALVALAYIVFHYLPEMQDAILGVMDLPWRESPAGMRTPPFAAGTPEWITIAFVGGLVLLPFGAAAGTPSELPLDAAAWAAAALLALGGGLLWFHRDPPRPVGVGVVSPADGTVLSVDRRDDHVRLSIFMSPFNVHVNRAPITGRVSAQQRSGAGFSPAYSAAADGNLQVRTELETTVGPVAVTQVAGALARRITSYLSEGQQLAKGERIGIIHLGSRVDLELPLGAEMVVRLGQKLRAGQTVARLAGA from the coding sequence ATGATACCAGCCAGCGAGGTGCTCGCCATCGGGTCGCTGCTGCTGCTCGCGGCAGGCTATCGGCTCTCAAGCGGGCCGCACCGCATGGCGGGCCGCAGGCTCCCGGCCGCCGCAGGCCACCGGCTCTGCATGGTTGGCTGGCTGGCGCTGGGAGGTTTCTGGTGGAGCGAGGTTGAGCACTACATCCTGATTCGCGACCCGGTCAATGCGCTCTTCTGCGCCATGGCGCTACCGTTCTTCGGCTATCTGGCGTACCACCACTGGCTCACCATTCAGTGGCGCGCTGAATATCCGGCGCTGCGCTGGCTGGTGGCGATGACCGTCGTTGCTGGCGGCATCTACTTCCTCGTCGAGCGGGTGCCGTTCCTCGCGGGCTGGCTCATCCAGGTCGTCGCGGAGCAGTCGATCTGGCTGCTCGATATTGCAGGCGCTCCGACAACGCTCGGGCCACTCGACTACGGCGAAGGTTCGCGCTGGTACCGCCTCGGCTCAGCACACCAGGAAGTGAGCGTCCCCGTCGAGGCGGCGTGGCGCGATCCGATGTCGCCTGCGGTCAGCATCGTGCTGGCGTGCACCGCGCTGCAATCGATGATAATATTCGTTGGCGGGGTGCTCTGTACCAGCGCGCCGCGAGAGCGGCGCGTCTACGCCTTCCTGGCGACGGTGCCGACGATTTACGTACTGAATCTCATCCGCAACGCAGTCGTAATCTGGCTAACTTACGAGCATGTGTGGGGCGATGACACATTCTACTACGCGCACGCCTGGATTGGCAAGGGCGGCAGCCTCGTCGCGCTGGTCGCGCTGGCGTATATCGTCTTCCACTACCTGCCGGAGATGCAGGACGCCATCCTCGGCGTGATGGACCTGCCGTGGCGCGAGTCACCGGCGGGAATGCGCACGCCGCCCTTCGCTGCCGGAACGCCCGAATGGATTACTATCGCCTTCGTGGGCGGGCTGGTACTGCTGCCGTTCGGCGCCGCTGCCGGCACCCCGTCGGAACTGCCGCTCGATGCCGCGGCATGGGCGGCCGCGGCGCTACTGGCGCTGGGCGGTGGTCTGCTCTGGTTCCACCGCGACCCGCCGCGTCCGGTCGGCGTTGGCGTCGTCAGTCCCGCCGACGGTACGGTGCTCTCGGTTGACAGGCGGGACGACCACGTACGGCTCTCAATTTTCATGTCGCCCTTCAACGTGCACGTCAACCGCGCGCCGATTACCGGCCGCGTCAGCGCGCAGCAGCGCTCCGGGGCAGGCTTCAGCCCCGCCTACAGCGCGGCCGCCGACGGCAATCTGCAGGTGCGCACCGAACTGGAGACCACTGTCGGACCGGTGGCGGTGACGCAGGTGGCCGGCGCGCTGGCGCGGCGCATCACCAGCTACCTTTCCGAGGGGCAGCAGCTGGCGAAGGGCGAGCGCATCGGCATCATCCACCTCGGCTCGCGCGTTGACCTCGAACTGCCGCTGGGGGCGGAGATGGTCGTGCGGCTGGGGCAGAAGCTGCGGGCGGGGCAGACGGTAGCGCGCCTGGCGGGGGCGTGA
- a CDS encoding phosphoribosylaminoimidazolesuccinocarboxamide synthase, which produces MVARDILKQQLPHTLVETNYEDQGELYRGKVRDNYIKEETITMVTTDRISAFDRVLGTVPFKGQALVELADWWFGETADIVANHVLRRPHPNVWTVRRCDPIQVEMVVRGYLTGITPTSIWTAYEKGDRNFCGNELPDGMRKHEKLPEPIITPSTKAEQGEHDESVAPEELFRRGAVDPGLYRELAKISMRLYHRGVKRAAEHGMIFVDTKYEFGISSGKIMLMDEVNTPDSSRYWMADDYEKRFEKGEEPRKFDKEYVRTWLAEQGFTGKGKPPALTDDLRVEAAARYIEVAETFTGEEMPLELGPAGDTIYQVLNPFI; this is translated from the coding sequence ATGGTCGCCCGCGACATTCTGAAACAGCAGCTCCCCCATACTCTTGTGGAGACCAATTACGAGGACCAGGGCGAGCTCTACCGCGGCAAGGTGCGCGACAACTACATCAAGGAAGAGACCATCACGATGGTCACCACTGACCGTATCTCTGCCTTCGACCGCGTGCTGGGAACTGTCCCCTTCAAGGGGCAGGCGCTGGTCGAGCTGGCCGACTGGTGGTTCGGCGAGACGGCCGACATCGTCGCCAACCACGTCCTGCGCCGGCCGCACCCCAACGTCTGGACCGTTCGCCGCTGCGACCCGATCCAGGTCGAGATGGTTGTGCGAGGCTACCTGACCGGGATTACTCCTACCTCAATCTGGACCGCCTACGAGAAGGGCGACCGCAATTTCTGCGGCAACGAGCTGCCAGACGGGATGCGCAAGCACGAGAAATTGCCCGAGCCAATCATCACTCCCTCGACCAAGGCAGAGCAGGGTGAACACGACGAATCGGTCGCCCCGGAGGAGCTCTTCCGCCGCGGCGCGGTCGACCCCGGGCTCTATCGCGAGCTGGCAAAAATATCGATGCGGCTCTACCACCGGGGCGTCAAGCGCGCCGCTGAGCACGGCATGATTTTTGTCGATACCAAGTACGAGTTCGGTATCTCCAGCGGTAAGATTATGCTGATGGACGAGGTCAATACGCCCGACTCCAGCCGCTACTGGATGGCAGACGACTACGAAAAGCGCTTCGAGAAAGGAGAAGAGCCGCGCAAGTTCGATAAGGAATACGTCCGCACCTGGCTCGCGGAGCAAGGATTTACCGGCAAGGGCAAGCCGCCCGCGCTGACTGACGACCTGCGGGTGGAGGCGGCCGCACGCTACATCGAAGTGGCCGAAACCTTCACCGGAGAGGAGATGCCGCTGGAATTGGGACCGGCCGGCGACACAATTTATCAGGTGCTCAACCCGTTTATCTAG
- a CDS encoding sugar phosphate nucleotidyltransferase, whose product MDAIVLAGGFARRMGELVRHTPKQLLPVAGEPLLAHVLRSLEAVAPDRVLLAVNAAFASQFDVFIASYDGPLILELAVEQARAEGEKPGALGALGQLVAQHRLAGPLFIVGGDNLFDFDLARMTALHASTGDDVIGLYDVGDTGLAQLYGIATLEDGIIVDFVEKPAEPRSTLAATACWLLSPGGVCALAAYLAAGGERDALGHFLPWRIGRATVRGIAYSGTWFDIGDPESYAAACAHFG is encoded by the coding sequence ATGGACGCCATCGTCCTGGCGGGCGGCTTCGCGCGCCGTATGGGGGAGCTGGTGCGCCACACTCCAAAGCAGTTGCTCCCAGTCGCCGGCGAGCCGCTACTGGCGCACGTCCTGCGCTCGCTCGAGGCAGTTGCGCCCGACCGCGTGCTGCTGGCGGTCAACGCCGCTTTTGCCAGCCAGTTTGACGTGTTCATCGCCAGCTACGACGGCCCGCTGATACTGGAATTGGCGGTCGAGCAGGCGCGCGCCGAAGGCGAGAAGCCCGGCGCCCTCGGCGCGCTGGGGCAGCTGGTGGCACAGCATCGTCTGGCGGGACCGCTCTTCATCGTCGGCGGCGACAACCTTTTCGACTTCGATCTCGCCCGCATGACTGCGTTGCACGCAAGCACGGGCGACGACGTTATCGGGCTCTACGACGTTGGCGATACCGGGCTGGCGCAGCTCTACGGCATCGCGACGCTCGAGGATGGCATAATAGTTGATTTCGTCGAGAAGCCGGCGGAGCCGCGCTCGACGCTGGCGGCGACCGCCTGCTGGCTGCTCTCGCCCGGCGGGGTGTGTGCGCTCGCCGCCTACCTCGCGGCGGGCGGCGAGCGTGACGCGCTAGGCCATTTCCTGCCGTGGCGCATCGGTCGCGCGACGGTGCGCGGCATCGCGTATAGTGGGACCTGGTTCGATATCGGTGACCCCGAATCATATGCGGCGGCGTGCGCCCATTTCGGCTGA
- a CDS encoding rhomboid family intramembrane serine protease yields the protein MSALSLLLLLLAATVLVSGLRARMYAAQALVLANFALFGAWWLAGAPVATWLELGFRPGYLAQPGAEWATLVTAMFLHAGPLHLLMNMLVLLLLGAPFEERIGTRRLLIVFFAGGLLASLVSGLLALWQGEAGIHIGASGAVFAVMGAFALLYPRDEIPMLLGPLFLPRVPVLLAALVFMGGETAYVAAGISDGVGHTAHAAGFVAGVFMAPLLRPQPHSVAAMPGLEHLTALEGADEELRHAMEADEPELRAAWLERFRERAHCAECGAAVSAVEDCAACRPILAQGLT from the coding sequence ATGAGCGCGCTCTCCCTGCTGCTGCTGCTGCTCGCGGCCACGGTATTGGTCAGCGGACTGCGCGCCCGGATGTACGCGGCGCAGGCGCTGGTGCTGGCCAACTTCGCGCTCTTCGGCGCGTGGTGGCTGGCGGGAGCGCCGGTGGCCACCTGGCTCGAGCTGGGGTTCCGCCCCGGTTACCTGGCGCAGCCCGGCGCGGAATGGGCGACGCTCGTAACCGCAATGTTCCTGCACGCGGGGCCGCTGCACCTGCTGATGAATATGCTGGTGCTGCTGCTGCTCGGCGCGCCGTTCGAGGAGCGCATCGGCACGCGGCGGCTGCTTATCGTCTTCTTCGCCGGCGGTCTGCTCGCATCGCTGGTGAGCGGGCTGCTGGCGCTCTGGCAGGGCGAGGCAGGCATCCACATCGGCGCTTCGGGGGCGGTCTTCGCGGTGATGGGCGCCTTCGCGCTGCTCTATCCACGCGATGAAATTCCGATGCTGCTGGGACCGCTCTTCCTGCCGCGTGTACCGGTGCTGCTGGCGGCGCTGGTCTTCATGGGCGGCGAGACCGCCTACGTCGCGGCCGGCATCAGCGACGGCGTTGGCCATACGGCGCACGCCGCCGGCTTCGTCGCCGGAGTCTTCATGGCGCCGCTGCTGCGACCGCAGCCGCACAGCGTCGCGGCGATGCCGGGGCTGGAACACCTGACTGCACTGGAAGGCGCGGACGAGGAGCTACGGCACGCGATGGAAGCCGATGAGCCAGAGCTGCGTGCGGCATGGCTGGAACGCTTCCGTGAGCGCGCGCATTGCGCGGAGTGCGGGGCTGCCGTTAGCGCCGTGGAGGACTGTGCCGCCTGCCGTCCAATCCTGGCTCAGGGATTGACGTAG